The sequence AGTGTGGAACCCCGCCCGGCTGTGCCGCACTCCGGCCACGGTGCTGGCGTGGGCGCGCTTGTCGAGCAGCAGGGTGTCCTTCTCGGAAAAAAGGGTGGCGATGAGTGTAAGGTTGGCTAAAAATCCGCTGCCCAGGATCAGGCAGGACTCGTATCCAAAATACTCGGCCAGAGCCTGCTCCGCTTCCAGGGTGGAGCGGGTCGTGCCCGTGACCAGGCGCGATGAGCCGGAGCCGCTGCCGAAGCGGCGACAAAGCTCCGCCAGTTTTTCGGCCATATCTCTGTCCTGGGCCAGACCCAGGAAATCATTGGAGGAAAAATTGAGGTGCGGCTGGCCATCCAGAATCACGCGCGCGCCATGATGCCCGGTCATGGGTAAAAGCTCGCGACCGAGACCGGCCTGACGGCGGGCTGCGATGTCGTTCTTCAAGCGCTGGATGAAGTTTTCGTCAGGCATGTGAAACGGCTCTGAAAGAGGGTGTCCAAAGAGGTGGGCCGGGCATCGTGTCCGATGAGAATCCGGCATGTCGGGCCGTCGTTGACTGTCACGGCGTAGCTTGCGCCGGCTTTGGTTTCGGCGATCATGTTCGCCCGAATGGTCAGGGGCTCGGTTCCGAGGTCCGGATCATAGAGAAGGTCGGCCACGGATACAAGGTAGGCCTGAATCTGAAAACCGTGGCGGTGGCGCAGGTGCATGCCGCAGGTCTGGGCCATGGCTTCAAGGGCCAGATACGGCGGCAAGGAAGGGGTGCGTGTCACGATTTCGCGTTCGTCGCAGAAGAGGATGGCGTCCAGGGCCGTGGAAGGGTCGAAGCTGGAGAAATCTAGATCCAAGGCCGCACCCCCAGACAGGCGTTCTGTCCGCCAAAGCCGAAGCTCTGCACGAGCAGGTTGCGCGGACGCAGTCGCAGGGGAGCACGCAGCAGGGGCAGGTCGTCGCGGCATGGGTTTTCAAGGCCGGCGATGGGCGGGAAAGAGCCCTGTCCGGCGCAAACAAGCCCCAGGGCCAGCTCCGCGCAGCCGCAGGCCGCAGCCAGGTGGCCGATCCGGGACTTGAAGGCGGCGATGCCCATGGCCTGCGGCACGGTCCGGGCCAGAATTTCTCCTTCCACCTCGTCATTGAGGACCGTGCCGGTGCCGTGCGCCACGACGCAGAGATTTTCGTCGCCAAGGTCTTTGAGGCAGCGCCGCACCGCCGTGCAGGCCGCTTGTCCGGTGGTGTCCGGGCCGGTCAGGCTGCCGCCGTCCAGGGATGAGGAGGCGCTGACGATTTCCGCCAGAATTCCGGCTCCGCGAGCCTGGGCATGCTCCAGACACTCCAATGTAAAGACCGCCCCGCCTTCGCCGATGGCAAACCCGCTGCGACCCTGGTCAAAGGGTCTGCAGGCCAGTTCCGGGCGCTTAAAATCCGTGGCCAGGACTCCGGCTTGCTTATAGGCGCGGACAGCCTCCGGCGAGAGGCGTGAATCCCCGCCACCGGCCAGGGCCACGTCCGCAAGTCCTGCTTTCACGGCGCGAAAGGCCTGTCCCAGCGCTTGGGTCGAAGCCGCGCAGGCGGTCAGAATGGTCAGGTTTTCGCCGTGTACGCCCAGCATCTCGGCCATGACCGCGGTCACCGTGTTGGGAAGATAGTCCAGAAGCCACAGGGCCTTGTCTTCCCGTGGCCGGGCCTGCAGATTTGGGCCGAGGCCCAGGAAAAGTCCGGCCTCAGCCAGGTCGTCCGGGCCGAGCCCCGCATCGTCCACGGCCCTGACGGCGGCGGCCAGACAGAGTTGCTGGCCACGGGTCAGGTAGCGGGCGTTCTTGCAGCGGCCGACATGGGATTTGAGATCAAAATCGGATACCGGGCAGATCGCGACCTGCGAATCCGTCGAAGATCGAAGAAATGGGCCGTGGGGTTCCTGCAGCGCGGAAAACACGTCCTCCCTGCTGGAGCCAAGGGGCAGCACGAATCCGCTGCCGGTGACGACAACCCGGCGGTTGTCCATCTCAGTTTCCGGCCGGGGCGGGCGTTGCGGCCTCGGCATAGGCGACAAGATCGCGCACCTGCAGCACCGGGCCAGCGGACAGGCCATCCAGGATTTCGTGCAGCCGGGGCTCGGACAGATATGGGTATTCCGCTTTCAAGGCGGACAGAGCCTCGACGTTGTCACGCGCGGCCCGGTTCAGGACGATGCGCACATTTTTCAGAAAAAGCAGGTCGTCATCCACGGCGATGCCCAGCTTGTGCTGCATGGCTACACCGATTTCAAGCAGGTCGATGGATTCGGCTTTGAGAGTCCGTATGACGTAGGTCTCGGGCGTGATGTCGGCCGGGTCCAGGTCCAGGATTTCGGCCAGTATGGAGCAGATGGTCGGGAAAGGGTTCATGCGTATTTTTGCGCCGTCAGTCCGGCGTCCATGGTGATGGTTGTGCAGGTCAGGGCCAGGGCCTGGTCGGAGAGCAGGAACAGGAGCGTGCCCGCCGCCTGGTCCACGGTCACGATTATATTCTTCAGGTCGCGCCGCCTGTCTTCCTTGTCCAGAAAGCGTTCTCCGCGTCCCGCGTCCACAAGTCCAAGACGCAGGCTCAGACCTGAGATGCCGCGCGGGCCCAGTTCCAGGGCGAGGCTTTGGTAAAGCCCTTCGGCCGCTCTTTTGGCCGCGCCGTAAAATCCCTGGCCGGGCGCAGGCAGGGCGGCGGCGGTGGAGGAAACGTGCAGGAGTCTGCCGAAGCGGCGGGCCAGCATGGAACGGGTCACCGTTTTGAGCAGCAGCAGCCGGTTTGCGACACCAGCTTGGAAATATGCGTCCATGTCGGCTTCACCGGCCGCCGCCAGAAGGACTTCGTGATCCGCATGGGCCAGATCGACCAGATAATCCACTCCGGCTTCAAGAATGGGGGCAAGCGACGTCTGGCTGGCCTTGTCACTGAAGTCCAGCCACGGACTTTGCCCCGCAAGTTCCGGGAATTTTTGGCTTATGGCGGCTTTTCCCGCTTCCGAGGCGTGTGTCGGAATGACTGCAAGGCCCTCTTCAAGCAGCAGGGCGGTCAGGGCCAGGCCTATGGAATTGCCGCCTCCGAGGACGAGGACGGTTTTGCCGCGAAAGTCGAGCATCATGGCGTGATCCTGCCCTGGGCGAAAATCGCGCCTTCGCGGCGCAAGGTGCACAGATACGTCTCTCCCTGTTCTTCGATGCCCAGCGCGTATGTCCCGGGGGAGGCGAAACGGGAAAAGGAGAAGCGGTGAATGCGCAGCGGCCCTCGGCATCCGCGATGGTCCGCGATGACCTGCATGCAGAGGCCCGCGATGAGTGAGCCGGGCACCACCGGATTGCCGGGGAAATGCCCGTTGAAGCAGGCGTCGGCCCGGTCGAAGGATACCGATAGCCGCAGAGGATCTTTCGAGACAAGGCTTAAATCCATTTTCCCTGCTCCAGCATGCGCAGATCCGCTTCCAGGTTGCGGCCCTTGGTGGTCAGGTAGTTGCCGATCATCATGCCGTTGGCTCCGGCCAGGGGCAGCCAGGACTGGTAGTCGCCCAGAACCCGCTCCCGGCCGCCGGCGATGGTGATGCTTACCTGCGGGAGCATCAGGCGGAACAGGGCCACGGACTTGAGGGCGTCGTGCGCCGAAAGGAGCGGGCTGGCCTCAAGCGGCGTGCCCGGTATGGGGGACAGGAAATTGAGCGGCACCGTGTCGACGTCCAGTTCGGCCAGAGTGGCGGCCAACTCGATGCGCTGCGCCCATGATTCACCAAGGCCGAGAATGCCGCCCGAACATATTTTGAGTCCGTGCTCCTTGGCCAGGCGGATG is a genomic window of Desulfomicrobium baculatum DSM 4028 containing:
- a CDS encoding beta-ketoacyl-[acyl-carrier-protein] synthase family protein; protein product: MDNRRVVVTGSGFVLPLGSSREDVFSALQEPHGPFLRSSTDSQVAICPVSDFDLKSHVGRCKNARYLTRGQQLCLAAAVRAVDDAGLGPDDLAEAGLFLGLGPNLQARPREDKALWLLDYLPNTVTAVMAEMLGVHGENLTILTACAASTQALGQAFRAVKAGLADVALAGGGDSRLSPEAVRAYKQAGVLATDFKRPELACRPFDQGRSGFAIGEGGAVFTLECLEHAQARGAGILAEIVSASSSLDGGSLTGPDTTGQAACTAVRRCLKDLGDENLCVVAHGTGTVLNDEVEGEILARTVPQAMGIAAFKSRIGHLAAACGCAELALGLVCAGQGSFPPIAGLENPCRDDLPLLRAPLRLRPRNLLVQSFGFGGQNACLGVRPWI
- a CDS encoding acyl carrier protein, which codes for MNPFPTICSILAEILDLDPADITPETYVIRTLKAESIDLLEIGVAMQHKLGIAVDDDLLFLKNVRIVLNRAARDNVEALSALKAEYPYLSEPRLHEILDGLSAGPVLQVRDLVAYAEAATPAPAGN
- a CDS encoding SDR family NAD(P)-dependent oxidoreductase codes for the protein MMLDFRGKTVLVLGGGNSIGLALTALLLEEGLAVIPTHASEAGKAAISQKFPELAGQSPWLDFSDKASQTSLAPILEAGVDYLVDLAHADHEVLLAAAGEADMDAYFQAGVANRLLLLKTVTRSMLARRFGRLLHVSSTAAALPAPGQGFYGAAKRAAEGLYQSLALELGPRGISGLSLRLGLVDAGRGERFLDKEDRRRDLKNIIVTVDQAAGTLLFLLSDQALALTCTTITMDAGLTAQKYA